The genome window AAAAGCGAAGTGACTTCAATCGTAGCAAAAGCAACTGTTTTAGCAACTGGTGGTTCGGGACAAGTGTTTGGCGTGACTTCAAATCCTTTTGTTTCTACAGGTGATGGTGTTGCAATGGCCTATCGAGCGGGAGCAAAATTGGAAAAAATGAAATATATTCAATTTCATCCCACAGCACTTTACGAACCTAATAAAAGTCAGGCTTTCTTAATTACTGAAGCCATTCGAGGATTTGGAGCTCATATTTTGAATCAAAAAATGGAGCGTTTTGTTTTTCAATATCATCCTGATGGCGAATTAGCGACACGAGATATTGTTTCGAAAGCCATTTCGGATCAAATAAAAAAAGAACATTCGCAACACGTTTGGCTGGATGTTACACATTTGCCGATAGACACATTTAAAACAAAATTTCCAAAGGTTTTCAACTATTGTTTTGAAAATGGCATTGATGTTTCAAAAGATTTAATTCCGATAACTCCGGCAGCGCATTATCAATGTGGCGGAATTGTCGTGGATGAAACGGGAGCAACTTCTATCAAACAATTGTTCGCTATAGGAGAATGTTCGCACACCGGACTTCATGGTGCCAATCGATTGGCTTCAAATTCATTATTAGAAGCGATTGTTTATGCGCATGATTTAGCGAATCATCTCATTTCATCAATAGATGCGATTAAATTGAATAAGTCTGAAATTACGTCCATTCGCTATAAAAACATTCATCACGACCAAATTTTGCAATTCAAAAACCAACTGCAACATTTCATGAAATACGATGCTTTGTACACTTCGGGAAAAAATACTGAAAAAGTATATGAAATGGTTACCGAAATGAGCAAACGCTTCAAAATGAAGTTCAAAAATTATGATTCGCATCCGTTTTTATGTGAAACTTATAATTTAATTCAAACCGCAGAAATCATTTTAAAAGATTGTTTACCCAAAAGATACCGCGTAAAATCGGTTAAAAAAGAAAAAACTATTTCGTAATGCTGAATCTATTTGCTCATCCAAAACGCATTTTTTTGGTGCTTTTCGTTTGCTTTCTAGCGTTTAGCATTTGGATTTATGCCATTCCGCTTTTTAGCCCAACTCCCTATTCTGAAAAAGAACTTCATTTAGTAGCTGAAGGTCGATTGGTTTGGCAGAAAAACAACTGTCATACGTGTCATCAATTGTATGGTTTAGGCGGTTATTTGGGTCCGGATTTAACGAATGTGTATTCGAGAACTGCCAACAATGAAGCGTATATCAAAGGCATAATAAAATCGGGAGTAAAACAAATGCCTGCTTTTAAAATTTCGGATGACGAAATGAATGGCCTTTTACACTTCTTAAAAAATGTAGATGCCACCGGAACATCAAATCCGC of Flavobacterium channae contains these proteins:
- a CDS encoding c-type cytochrome, with product MLNLFAHPKRIFLVLFVCFLAFSIWIYAIPLFSPTPYSEKELHLVAEGRLVWQKNNCHTCHQLYGLGGYLGPDLTNVYSRTANNEAYIKGIIKSGVKQMPAFKISDDEMNGLLHFLKNVDATGTSNPQDYQPEIIGTFSLEKK
- the nadB gene encoding L-aspartate oxidase, which translates into the protein MQNLETDILIVGTGLAGLSLAKYLSEQNPNLQIILLSKTSIDECNTYYAQGGIAVVHDFIKDSYQQHIQDTLLAGKGICDKKVVEHVITEAPTRLQELIQWGVELDKNNSGELDLGLEGGHSQNRIVHYKDKTGLEIETKLIQVVQNLRNVTIKTSFFATDVLQDNQKCIGIIGFDEKSEVTSIVAKATVLATGGSGQVFGVTSNPFVSTGDGVAMAYRAGAKLEKMKYIQFHPTALYEPNKSQAFLITEAIRGFGAHILNQKMERFVFQYHPDGELATRDIVSKAISDQIKKEHSQHVWLDVTHLPIDTFKTKFPKVFNYCFENGIDVSKDLIPITPAAHYQCGGIVVDETGATSIKQLFAIGECSHTGLHGANRLASNSLLEAIVYAHDLANHLISSIDAIKLNKSEITSIRYKNIHHDQILQFKNQLQHFMKYDALYTSGKNTEKVYEMVTEMSKRFKMKFKNYDSHPFLCETYNLIQTAEIILKDCLPKRYRVKSVKKEKTIS